From Nicotiana tabacum cultivar K326 chromosome 15, ASM71507v2, whole genome shotgun sequence, the proteins below share one genomic window:
- the LOC107814310 gene encoding nicotianamine synthase-like, producing MVCQSNQVVQQVCELYEKITKLESLNPSKDVNMLFTELVNTCMPPNPIDVSKLCQKIQEIRSHLIKLCGEAEGLLESHYSKILGSYENPLHHLNIFPYFDNYIKLSLLEFNILTKQTAITPARIAFVGSGPLPLTSLVLATKHLKSTYFHNYDIDSAANYMASRLVASDPDLYERMTFHTTDIMDVTCPLKEYDVIFLAALVGMDKEEKIKVVHHLAKYMAPGAILMLRSAHGARAFLYPVVNSRDLKGFEVLSIHHPTDEVINSVVIARKLPLQPLDQGFGSIVLPSKCACAEIHSFNHMNRVNVIEELSLEEQLS from the coding sequence ATGGTTTGCCAAAGCAATCAAGTGGTGCAACAAGTCTGCGAATTGTACGAAAAGATCACCAAATTGGAAAGCTTGAATCCGTCCAAGGATGTCAACATGCTGTTCACAGAGCTTGTGAATACGTGCATGCCCCCAAATCCTATTGATGTTTCTAAGCTCTGTCAAAAGATTCAAGAAATTAGGTCTCATCTCATCAAGCTCTGTGGTGAAGCTGAAGGACTTCTTGAAAGTCATTATTCCAAGATTCTTGGCTCCTATGAAAACCCTCTTCACCATCTTAATATTTTCCCATATTTCGACAATTACATCAAACTAAGCTTGCTTGAGTTCAACATCCTCACCAAACAAACCGCCATAACCCCGGCCCGAATCGCCTTCGTTGGATCGGGCCCTCTCCCTCTAACTTCTCTGGTTTTAGCTACCAAGCATCTTAAGAGTACCTACTTTCACAATTATGATATTGACTCTGCGGCCAATTATATGGCGTCCCGCCTCGTGGCATCTGACCCTGACTTGTATGAGAGGATGACTTTTCACACTACAGATATCATGGATGTAACGTGTCCCTTGAAGGAATATGATGTTATCTTCTTGGCGGCCCTCGTGGGGATGGACAAGGAAGAAAAGATTAAGGTCGTTCATCATTTGGCTAAGTATATGGCTCCTGGAGCAATACTGATGCTGAGAAGTGCACATGGTGCGCGCGCTTTTCTCTACCCTGTCGTCAATTCTCGTGATCTCAAAGGCTTCGAGGTTTTATCTATCCACCATCCAACAGACGAGGTTATTAACTCTGTCGTTATTGCTCGTAAGTTGCCGCTGCAGCCACTTGATCAAGGATTTGGGTCCATTGTGCTTCCGAGCAAATGTGCTTGTGCTGAGATTCATTCGTTCAATCATATGAATAGGGTTAACGTGATTGAAGAATTGTCACTAGAGGAGCAACTTTCTTGA